From a single Clostridium isatidis genomic region:
- a CDS encoding ABC transporter ATP-binding protein, which translates to MLSNVIELKDINKYYKLKNDKLHALKSINLEIEQGDFLVIMGKSGSGKTTLLNLLGLLDSFDSGQYIFNGKDVTNFNENERSELRNNYMGFIFQQFHLIESLTIAQNVELPLLYKGKVAVKERKEAVEKYLDLVGLLEKKNQFPTELSGGQQQRIAIARALINNPYVIFADEPTGALDSNTSAEIMEILKNLNKDNKTIIMVTHDKDLVSYANKVIQIKDGVATKEM; encoded by the coding sequence CTGTTGAGTAATGTTATAGAGTTAAAAGATATTAATAAGTACTATAAATTAAAAAATGATAAACTTCATGCCTTAAAATCTATAAATTTAGAAATAGAACAGGGAGATTTTTTAGTAATAATGGGTAAGTCAGGAAGCGGGAAAACAACCTTATTAAATCTTCTTGGATTACTTGATAGTTTTGATAGTGGACAATATATATTTAATGGTAAGGACGTAACTAATTTTAATGAAAATGAAAGATCAGAGCTTAGAAATAATTATATGGGCTTTATATTTCAACAATTTCACTTAATTGAATCTTTAACGATTGCACAAAATGTAGAACTTCCATTGTTATATAAGGGTAAAGTAGCTGTTAAGGAAAGAAAAGAGGCTGTAGAAAAATATTTAGATTTAGTTGGATTATTAGAAAAGAAAAATCAATTTCCAACAGAATTATCCGGGGGGCAGCAGCAGCGTATTGCTATTGCCAGAGCTTTAATAAATAATCCTTATGTAATATTTGCAGATGAGCCAACAGGTGCATTGGATAGTAATACAAGTGCAGAAATTATGGAAATACTTAAAAATTTAAATAAGGATAATAAAACTATAATTATGGTAACTCATGATAAAGATTTAGTAAGTTATGCTAATAAGGTAATCCAAATTAAAGATGGGGTTGCCACAAAGGAGATGTAG